A section of the Bryobacteraceae bacterium genome encodes:
- the hyuB gene encoding N-methylhydantoinase B: MTRPKSDAVELEFFRQLLVSIPEEMGAVLRRTAFSANIKERRDYSCAIYDANGETIAMGDHMPVHLGAMPLSVRGVLDSIRLRPGDVAIVNDPFRGGTHLPDITAVAGVWLGREEPDFYVAARAHHADVGGMSPGSMPLAREIYQEGLRIPPALLVREGQINEELLGLILANVRTPEEREGDLLAQWMAMRRGIQRLEEAVAAYGLERLQRNIGALHAYAASMMRACLASLPEGRYTFEDSLDEGERIRVSIRLRRQRALIDFTGTSPQAAAPVNANYAITLAAVFYVFRCLLGEDVPANAGLLEPIEVIAPPGTLVHALPPAAMAAGNVETSQRITDVLLGALAQAAPERIPAASQGTMNNVSFGGAGFAWYETIAGGMGASARGDGQSGVHTHMTNSWNTPVEAFEHAFPVLVRSYRIRRGSGGRGRFRGGDGLVREFEFRAPAEVTILSDRRLRAPYGLEGGLPGKPGRNTLIRAGKARRLPGKVRFDAEPGDCLRIETPGGGGYGRPGGRDAAQ; this comes from the coding sequence ATGACCCGGCCCAAGTCCGACGCCGTTGAACTGGAATTCTTCCGCCAGCTCCTCGTGTCCATTCCCGAGGAGATGGGCGCAGTGCTGCGCCGCACCGCCTTTTCGGCCAACATCAAGGAGCGCCGCGACTATTCGTGCGCCATCTATGACGCCAACGGCGAAACCATCGCGATGGGCGACCACATGCCGGTGCATCTTGGCGCGATGCCGCTGAGCGTTCGCGGCGTGCTCGACTCGATCCGCCTCCGGCCCGGCGACGTCGCCATCGTCAACGACCCGTTCCGCGGCGGCACGCACCTGCCCGACATTACCGCCGTGGCGGGCGTGTGGCTGGGCCGCGAAGAGCCGGATTTCTACGTTGCCGCACGCGCTCACCACGCCGACGTCGGCGGCATGAGTCCCGGTTCGATGCCGCTGGCCCGCGAGATCTATCAGGAGGGGCTGCGAATTCCGCCCGCGCTGCTGGTGCGCGAGGGACAGATCAACGAAGAGCTCCTCGGGCTGATCCTCGCCAACGTGCGCACGCCCGAAGAGCGCGAAGGCGACCTGCTGGCGCAATGGATGGCGATGCGGCGCGGGATCCAGCGGCTGGAGGAGGCCGTCGCCGCCTACGGACTCGAGCGGCTTCAGCGCAACATTGGCGCGCTGCACGCCTATGCGGCCTCGATGATGCGCGCCTGTCTGGCCTCGCTGCCCGAGGGCCGTTACACGTTTGAGGATTCGCTCGACGAGGGCGAACGGATTCGCGTGTCGATCCGGTTGCGGCGGCAGCGGGCGTTGATCGACTTCACCGGCACGTCGCCGCAGGCGGCCGCGCCGGTGAACGCGAACTACGCGATCACGCTCGCCGCGGTGTTCTATGTGTTCCGCTGCCTGCTCGGCGAGGACGTGCCAGCCAATGCCGGGCTGCTGGAACCGATCGAGGTGATCGCGCCGCCGGGGACGCTGGTGCATGCGCTGCCGCCCGCGGCCATGGCGGCGGGCAATGTGGAGACGTCACAGCGAATCACCGACGTGCTGCTTGGGGCGCTGGCGCAGGCGGCGCCGGAGCGCATCCCCGCCGCCAGCCAGGGCACGATGAACAACGTAAGCTTCGGCGGCGCGGGCTTTGCCTGGTATGAGACGATCGCCGGCGGCATGGGCGCCTCCGCGCGCGGCGACGGCCAGAGCGGCGTCCACACGCACATGACCAATTCGTGGAACACGCCGGTGGAGGCTTTCGAACACGCCTTCCCGGTGCTGGTGCGCAGCTACCGGATCCGCCGTGGATCCGGAGGCCGCGGCCGGTTTCGCGGCGGCGATGGCCTGGTGCGCGAGTTCGAGTTTCGCGCTCCGGCCGAAGTCACCATCCTCTCCGACCGCCGCCTGCGTGCGCCCTATGGGCTTGAGGGCGGCCTTCCAGGCAAGCCGGGCCGCAACACTCTTATCCGCGCCGGCAAGGCGCGCCGTCTGCCGGGCAAAGTTCGTTTCGACGCAGAACCGGGCGACTGCCTGCGCATTGAAACCCCTGGTGGAGGAGGCTACGGAAGGCCCGGCGGCCGGGACGCGGCGCAGTGA
- the xylB gene encoding xylulokinase, protein MYWLGIDIGTGGSRALLVDAKGRLVAGFTAPHEDIRMERPLWAEQRPENWWDAAQAAIRGVLKEAGVGGDQVKGVGLSGQMHGLVLLDAANQVIRPALIWCDQRSQPQVDWINQTIGRANVVAHTANPMLTGFTLPKLIWVRDNEPQNFERARRLLLPKDYVRFMLTGVHATEVSDASGTGLLDVVTRRWSSAMIEQLRLDASLLPEVKESADVTGTITRAAAEATGLREGTPVVGGAGDQAASGIGNGIVRPGVASCTIGTSGVVFAYLDRPHYDSHGRVHTFCHAVRGKWHVMGVTQGAGLSLQWFRNQFTPGADYDTLMEEAKKAPPLSHGLFWLPYLMGERTPHLDPIARGGWIGLTAKHGRAEMIRSIVEGVTYSLKDCLSVIEHMGVEIHSVRASGGGARSRFWRQMLADVFGRSVATLENTEGSAYGAALLALAGTGEYASVEELCDVAIREVESLIPNAHESAAYDRGYEVFSILYPTLKPVYSLIQQMA, encoded by the coding sequence ATGTACTGGCTTGGGATTGACATCGGGACGGGAGGCAGCCGCGCCCTGCTGGTGGATGCGAAAGGCAGGCTCGTGGCAGGCTTCACCGCGCCTCACGAAGACATCCGCATGGAACGCCCGCTCTGGGCCGAGCAGCGTCCCGAGAACTGGTGGGACGCGGCACAGGCAGCCATCCGCGGCGTTCTGAAGGAGGCTGGCGTCGGCGGGGATCAGGTAAAAGGCGTCGGACTCAGCGGGCAGATGCACGGGCTGGTGCTGCTCGATGCCGCCAACCAGGTCATCCGCCCGGCGCTGATCTGGTGCGACCAGCGCAGCCAGCCGCAGGTGGACTGGATCAACCAGACCATCGGCCGCGCCAACGTCGTCGCTCACACCGCCAACCCGATGCTCACCGGCTTCACGCTGCCCAAGCTCATCTGGGTGCGCGACAACGAGCCGCAGAACTTCGAGCGCGCGCGCAGGCTTCTCCTGCCGAAGGACTACGTGCGCTTCATGCTTACCGGCGTCCACGCGACCGAGGTCAGCGACGCCTCCGGCACCGGCCTGCTCGACGTCGTCACCCGGCGCTGGTCGTCGGCGATGATCGAACAGCTCCGTCTCGACGCTTCGCTGCTGCCCGAGGTGAAAGAATCCGCCGACGTTACCGGAACCATCACGCGGGCGGCGGCCGAGGCCACCGGCCTCAGGGAGGGCACGCCCGTCGTCGGCGGCGCCGGCGACCAGGCGGCCAGCGGCATCGGCAACGGCATCGTCCGGCCCGGCGTCGCCTCCTGCACCATCGGCACCTCGGGCGTCGTCTTCGCCTATCTCGACCGCCCGCACTACGACTCGCATGGCCGCGTGCACACCTTCTGCCACGCAGTGCGCGGCAAGTGGCACGTGATGGGCGTCACGCAGGGCGCCGGGCTCAGCCTGCAATGGTTCCGCAACCAGTTCACCCCAGGCGCCGACTACGACACGCTGATGGAAGAGGCGAAAAAGGCGCCGCCGCTGTCGCACGGCCTGTTCTGGCTGCCCTACCTGATGGGCGAGCGGACGCCGCACCTCGATCCCATCGCCCGCGGCGGCTGGATCGGCCTCACCGCCAAACACGGCCGCGCCGAGATGATCCGTTCGATCGTCGAGGGCGTCACCTACAGCCTGAAGGACTGCCTCAGCGTCATCGAACACATGGGTGTCGAAATCCATTCCGTCCGCGCCAGCGGCGGCGGCGCCCGCAGTCGCTTCTGGCGCCAGATGCTCGCCGACGTCTTCGGCCGCAGCGTGGCCACGCTGGAAAATACCGAAGGCTCGGCCTATGGGGCGGCCCTGCTGGCCTTGGCCGGCACGGGAGAATACGCCAGCGTCGAAGAGTTGTGCGACGTGGCCATCCGCGAGGTTGAGTCGCTGATCCCGAACGCCCACGAGTCCGCCGCCTATGATCGCGGCTATGAGGTCTTTTCGATTCTCTATCCGACGCTGAAGCCCGTCTACAGTCTGATCCAGCAGATGGCGTAG